A window of Watersipora subatra chromosome 10, tzWatSuba1.1, whole genome shotgun sequence genomic DNA:
GCCTTTATTTTTACATAGGTGCTCTTCTGACACAATTTGTCCTTCCCACATGTATTCCTTTTTGACTCTAGGATAGAATCATAGCTAACATGAATACTTAATCGTCTGTGGATTGCTCCTAGTTTGCAAGATGATGTGTTTCTCACTAGCTTTTTGAGCAAGAAATGTAGCATTATTGTACCTGCTCATGTTGTGATGCCTACAATTGTCTATTACCCTACACGTATGCTAGTATATTGTTGTATCATATACTCCACTCAGGTGAATCAATTGCTCTGCAAAACCAAAATCAACAAGCTGCATGAAAAGAGGGTTTGCAGGTAAGAATAGTGTCTtcaatttgtatcattatttgCTATCAATTAATTGTATTTAACCATAATCATGATCCCAAGCAACTATTTATCACAATAATGCCAATAATGTCCATTTGTAAACTGATAATCACAGCAACGCAATTTTGAATTGCACTGaaacattgaatgaaaaattaccAGATAATCCCAACTATACTGAACCAAAtgatttttatataatactTAATCAAGTGAAGAATGCTTATCTTTATGAACGACAAAGGAATTGCATGAATTGAAGGAATATCTGTATGGTTGAAAGGTAGCGAAATAAATTGATAGCCTAAGCAGCTGTGAGATTCACCCTGTATGTGTAGAGTGAACCATCTTGAGGTGATACATAGCCGATAGATATAAGAATAACATCAACTATTGTCCAGACTCCTAGACCACCAAAGCTGAACAGTTTTCCAATTCCTTCCTTCCAATAGCCTAAATAAAACCTATCAATGCCGAACCCGCCTAATGTAACACTAAGCAAGAGTGTGATAGACCAACTATGACCCCTAGTCCAATGACATAGCCGGTTTTTATAGAAGTGCCGCTTACCAAAACACAAAGTAGTTGGCTTAACTGTACACCTAGATCGGTATACTCTACTGGAATATGTTCCAACGGAATTGCAAGATGTATTAAATTCACAGTCATAGTCTTCCTGAGGAAGTTGGTAACAAAACACGCAGGTGAGAGTTCGGGAATGGTTTCTCTCTCCCTCACAAGGGACCGACTCCACTGGCTGTACATAAACGTCTGTTAGCTTCCCATAGTCACAAGTAGTATTACAACCAGGAATTTCCTTGAGACAATTGCCATCCAAGTGTTTACATTGAGCATTACTAGGA
This region includes:
- the LOC137405764 gene encoding TM2 domain-containing protein C41D11.9-like; this translates as MGSYLALVALFTMTSFYSTWAMTDIRTSSQPYSSSTSSIPQNSTRASNVTSTMTPHPPCPSNAQCKHLDGNCLKEIPGCNTTCDYGKLTDVYVQPVESVPCEGERNHSRTLTCVFCYQLPQEDYDCEFNTSCNSVGTYSSRVYRSRCTVKPTTLCFGKRHFYKNRLCHWTRGHSWSITLLLSVTLGGFGIDRFYLGYWKEGIGKLFSFGGLGVWTIVDVILISIGYVSPQDGSLYTYRVNLTAA